The proteins below are encoded in one region of Desulfosalsimonas propionicica:
- a CDS encoding PAS domain-containing sensor histidine kinase, with translation MLKFFSYMRTRTAFGLLFFLIAGTALLVCITFWAWSGMDTDRQISPLVKAVLLLAMFTFAGAAMLILFMGEQIARKQAALNKQKQKYRNLFELVPCEIAILDKDFRLIHFNHRFAEKFNPKIGEYCFRAYKGREQKCEPCPVEKTFEDGLPHFSEETGYAKDGTTAHWLVVTSPQKDDDTGEIAAALEMTLDLTDLKLLEDKLKKSEKKYKDIFNNIANPIFVIDREDFTILDCNKSVQGVYGYSQSEICGTRFIDLFVADDRKYFGQLIKMRNEIHRARHLRKSEKTLFVNIRISPSEYEGKFVYLVTTSDITQRLEAEQQLIQASKMATLGEMATGVAHELNQPLSVIKTASSYLMKKIKSNTPIKNENLCTMAEEIDTHINRATRIIRHMREFGRKSGITSEKVSVNPVVEKAFDIFAQQLKLRGIDVVWELSPHLPSVRADESKLEQVIVNLLVNARDAIEDRWGRRSPGMDTREKKIFLRSHSDGRFVIIEVEDTGSGVAPDLVDKIFEPFFTTKNAGKGTGLGLSISYSIIREWGAAIYAEPGRSQGARFIIRFPVSKQDAPPPEGGMINNAAGV, from the coding sequence ATGCTGAAATTTTTTTCGTATATGCGAACCCGCACGGCCTTTGGGCTGCTTTTCTTCCTGATCGCGGGAACCGCCCTGCTGGTTTGCATTACCTTTTGGGCATGGTCGGGCATGGACACGGACCGGCAAATCTCTCCGCTCGTAAAAGCCGTCCTGCTGCTGGCCATGTTCACCTTTGCCGGGGCCGCGATGCTGATTTTATTCATGGGCGAACAAATTGCGCGCAAACAGGCTGCACTCAACAAGCAGAAACAGAAATACCGCAATCTTTTTGAACTGGTGCCCTGCGAAATTGCCATACTGGATAAGGATTTCCGGCTGATTCACTTCAATCACAGGTTTGCTGAAAAATTTAATCCGAAAATCGGCGAATACTGCTTTCGCGCTTACAAGGGCCGCGAGCAGAAATGCGAGCCCTGCCCGGTGGAAAAAACCTTTGAAGACGGGCTGCCCCATTTCAGCGAGGAAACCGGATATGCGAAAGACGGCACAACCGCCCACTGGCTGGTGGTTACCTCTCCCCAGAAGGACGACGATACCGGAGAAATTGCGGCTGCATTGGAAATGACCCTTGATCTCACGGATTTGAAGCTGCTTGAAGACAAACTGAAAAAATCAGAAAAAAAGTATAAGGATATATTCAACAACATTGCCAACCCAATCTTTGTCATCGATCGGGAAGATTTCACGATTCTTGACTGCAACAAAAGTGTCCAGGGGGTTTATGGCTACAGTCAATCCGAGATTTGCGGCACCCGGTTCATCGACTTGTTTGTTGCCGACGACCGGAAATATTTCGGGCAGTTAATCAAAATGCGGAATGAAATCCACCGGGCCAGGCATTTGCGGAAAAGTGAAAAAACCCTGTTTGTCAACATTCGCATTTCTCCGTCGGAATACGAGGGGAAATTCGTGTATCTCGTTACCACCAGCGACATCACCCAGCGCCTGGAGGCCGAACAGCAGCTCATTCAGGCAAGCAAGATGGCGACCCTCGGGGAAATGGCCACTGGTGTAGCCCACGAGCTCAACCAGCCCCTGTCGGTGATCAAGACAGCAAGCAGTTATTTGATGAAAAAAATCAAGAGCAACACCCCCATTAAAAATGAAAATCTCTGTACCATGGCCGAAGAGATCGATACCCACATCAACCGGGCCACCCGGATTATCCGTCATATGCGCGAATTCGGCCGCAAATCCGGCATCACATCCGAAAAGGTAAGTGTCAACCCGGTGGTTGAAAAGGCTTTTGACATTTTTGCCCAGCAGCTCAAGCTGCGGGGCATTGACGTGGTCTGGGAACTATCTCCGCATTTGCCCAGTGTCCGGGCAGATGAGAGCAAGCTTGAACAGGTCATTGTCAACCTGCTGGTCAATGCCCGGGATGCCATCGAGGATCGCTGGGGCCGGAGATCCCCGGGCATGGACACCAGGGAAAAGAAAATTTTTCTGCGCTCGCATTCAGATGGCCGTTTTGTTATAATCGAGGTCGAGGATACGGGAAGCGGGGTTGCCCCTGATCTGGTGGACAAGATTTTTGAGCCTTTCTTCACCACCAAAAATGCCGGAAAAGGCACCGGCCTGGGGCTTTCGATTTCCTACAGCATCATCAGGGAATGGGGGGCGGCCATTTACGCCGAACCGGGCCGCAGCCAGGGCGCGCGGTTTATCATCCGCTTTCCGGTTTCAAAGCAAGACGCTCCGCCGCCTGAAGGGGGGATGATCAACAATGCTGCTGGAGTATGA
- a CDS encoding CoB--CoM heterodisulfide reductase iron-sulfur subunit B family protein, giving the protein MKYLYYPGCSLESTAREYDMATRAMMHALSVELIEIPGWTCCGATAAKAVDRRLALAMPAVSLALAETVDSAADILVPCSACYLNLKQVYQIAAADPRTLAEINEILAAESLHYSGKVRPRHILDILAKDIGPTGILQQITHSLSGLRVAPYYGCQCLRPYRVFDDPEAPTSMDALLAAAGANLHPWSMAARCCSASHMTTNPDVSKELVFRILKSARGADAIATVCPMCQMNLEGHQGWISSCYGEDVRIPVYYLPQLLGLAMGIPARDLGLNAKSARTAALSD; this is encoded by the coding sequence ATGAAATATCTTTACTATCCAGGCTGTTCACTGGAATCCACGGCCCGGGAATACGATATGGCAACCCGGGCAATGATGCATGCACTAAGCGTGGAACTCATTGAAATTCCCGGTTGGACGTGCTGCGGGGCCACTGCGGCCAAGGCCGTTGACCGGCGTCTGGCCCTGGCCATGCCAGCGGTCAGCCTGGCCCTGGCCGAGACCGTGGATTCGGCCGCCGACATCCTGGTGCCGTGCAGCGCCTGTTACCTTAACCTCAAGCAGGTGTATCAGATCGCGGCCGCCGACCCCCGGACCCTGGCGGAAATCAACGAAATTCTTGCCGCGGAATCCCTGCACTATTCGGGAAAGGTCCGTCCGCGCCATATACTCGACATTCTTGCAAAAGATATTGGTCCAACCGGAATTTTGCAGCAGATCACCCACAGCCTTTCCGGTTTGCGTGTGGCTCCCTATTACGGCTGCCAATGTCTCCGGCCGTACCGGGTATTTGATGACCCTGAGGCGCCCACCTCAATGGACGCCTTGCTGGCAGCCGCCGGGGCAAACCTGCATCCCTGGTCCATGGCCGCCAGGTGCTGCAGCGCCTCGCATATGACCACAAACCCAGATGTCAGCAAGGAACTGGTTTTTCGCATTTTAAAGTCCGCCAGGGGCGCGGATGCAATCGCTACGGTCTGTCCCATGTGCCAGATGAACCTGGAAGGACACCAGGGATGGATATCGTCCTGCTACGGCGAAGATGTGCGGATTCCGGTATATTACCTGCCCCAGCTTCTGGGCCTGGCCATGGGCATTCCGGCCCGGGACCTGGGCCTGAATGCCAAATCGGCCCGTACAGCCGCTTTGTCAGATTAG
- a CDS encoding 4Fe-4S dicluster domain-containing protein, giving the protein MNRKQQTPQAWIRPEQPDTALERVREKVRTCIQCGTCTGSCPNAFAMDATPRKLWRLVLMGQSREIFESRTFALCSDCYCCTLRCPRGLALTDAMADLKQIAAAGKHGGDAACTAFYSAFLQSARRYGRVQETRLMARYLAVMTPRRPLMPFRFSGLGMQMIKKGKISLRRPPAGRSLKGIFARIESMKDGQ; this is encoded by the coding sequence ATGAACAGAAAACAACAAACACCGCAGGCCTGGATTCGTCCCGAACAGCCGGACACGGCGCTGGAACGGGTTCGGGAAAAGGTGCGAACCTGCATTCAATGCGGCACGTGCACAGGGTCGTGCCCCAATGCTTTTGCCATGGATGCCACGCCTCGGAAACTCTGGCGTCTGGTGCTCATGGGCCAGAGCCGGGAGATTTTTGAAAGCCGCACCTTTGCCCTTTGCTCGGACTGCTACTGCTGCACGCTGCGGTGTCCCCGGGGACTTGCGCTCACCGACGCCATGGCCGATCTCAAACAGATTGCCGCAGCCGGAAAACATGGCGGGGACGCGGCATGCACGGCATTTTACAGCGCATTTCTGCAATCCGCCCGGCGCTACGGAAGAGTCCAGGAAACCCGGCTGATGGCAAGATACCTGGCGGTCATGACCCCCCGCCGGCCGCTGATGCCATTTCGGTTTTCCGGGCTGGGGATGCAGATGATCAAAAAGGGAAAAATCAGCCTGCGCCGGCCGCCGGCCGGCCGCAGCCTGAAAGGCATTTTTGCCAGAATCGAATCCATGAAAGACGGGCAATGA